In Fusarium fujikuroi IMI 58289 draft genome, chromosome FFUJ_chr02, the genomic stretch GAGAAATTGTTATACTCAATGTGTTAGTTGAGGGTCATGCTCAAAAAAGCGGGATGAGCTGCAGCTTTCtggcttatcgataagaccCATGCCACTCATCTTTCAAGGGTCCGGTCCCATCCTCCTAGGTAATTTCCAAGCTCGAACAAGCATCAGCACCATATTAAAATGGCAGCCAAACGAGATCTCGAGGACACCGATGACGGAGAAGTATTAGCCCCCCAGCCAAAGCGACCAAAGAAACAAGGCGGCAAAAcgcgacaacaccaaaactCTGGCATCGACCCAACCTGGGGCCAGAAGTATGTCTTCGCAGGAAACGGCAATACAACCACGATCCcggagggagaagaggacgatTTCGAAGATGATTCAGAAGCGATGGCATATTTAAACTCTGTCAGGTATGTTATCCTCTGAAGCGTGTTTGTCGACTTTGCTGAAGATCGCAAAACTGTAGAGCACGGATGCTGATATGGTGAGTATTATAGACAAGAAGCGAACGGGATCCCCCATCTCCTCGTCGCGCCAAAAGTTCAAATAGGACCCCAGCTACCCCTCGAGCTTCGAAACGacgatcaagaacaagacgagCAACCTATTGACAGGAGTGTATACAATAATGGTGTCGGTGATTCTCGGGGCTGGTATGAAGACGGCGCATATATGGCAATGCCCGACAACGCGGCTGAAGACGAGGGTTACGAAGGCGGCGAATACCCGGATGACTACGAAGATGAAAGCTACGAAGAAGCCGCCCTGAATGAAGCTTACTTTGCATCGGTTATGGACCAATACCTCCGCTTACGGTCGATTCTTCACGCCGATCTTCCCCCCAACGCCGTCTCACGTGTCGTCAAAGCCCGACTCAAAACTGATGCACCTGCGGAGAATCAATCCGCGGCGATAGCCACATGGTCACGACTCCTTCGCGAAACCGACCCCCACCCACTTCAAGTCGCCCTTATGTCTAAAGACACTACACTACGCATTCTGCGCATTCTTCTTGGCGGTAAATTCCTTCGTCAAGGGTACACACTTCCAGAACGCACGAGCCGTTGGATCTGGGCACTGCTTGCTAGAATGCCGGACAAGGGCGAGCTTAACTACGCCGAAATTGGCTGGATTCGTGACCTTGGCCGCAGAGCAGTCCTCTTAGGTCGGAGCCTAGCAGAGATGGCGGCTCTAAGGGAGGAGCTAGCAGAGGGTGGACTAGGGGCCCATGAAGCAGTTGATGGAAGCAGtagtgatgaagaagttctAGCAGACCCAGAGGATATGGAGGTCGAAGGTGCTCTCAGCTCTGGgcaggatgaggacgagccAAAACCAGCTGGGTCCAGAaacgaggccgagaagacaACCAAAGGCACGGAACCCACAGCAAAATCTCCCCCGAGgcctgatgctgaagaaggtgAGATagaggacgaagacgaagacgaagacgaagatgtgGCTATGGAGATCGCGAGCGACTCAGAAGCCGAAGAAGGTGAAGTTGCTGCCCAGGAGCCCCAGGAGAACCTCGAGGCAGCAAGAGAACGACTACTCGCTCGGATCAGTAATGGAGTGAcctcagaagatgaggaggatcttGAAAAGGAGAGTGCCAAACAGCGACTGCGAGCAAATTTACGTGCAACTCTCAACATGATCTTGACGATAGCCGGTGAGTTTTACGGACAACGAGATCTGCTAGAATTCCGAGAGCCATTCGTTGGTATGTAAGTTGTTGGACAAGGATATAATTGTAGGTCTTGTAACGACCGGTTTGTCTTATTTGCATACAGCATACAGCGAGTCCCGATGCACTTTTGCCTTCCAATAACATACAACCGCTCTGAAGCATTAACAAATCATAATCCTGAACGCCCGACCCAAAGCTTGTGACGCCGTGACATAGCTTCTAGTGAACATGAAAACATACAAAGCTCTGCTTGAGCCAGTGAACAACACTGTGACTTAGTTGGCCATATCCATCTCGGGATTGACGAGGAAATCAGCCTCATCAAAGTCAGATCCTGAGTTGCGGTTGTCCTGACCAAAGCTCCTTAAACCGGCACCCTTTCGTGAAACTGGGATAGCCATGACTCGAGGATTTCCATGGTTGCCCATGTCAAAGCTCGAGTcaagctcatcgtcatcctcgtcgaaAATTCGCTTTCGAGAACCGTCGTGCGACTCGCCCTCCGCACTCTCTTGCGACATGGTGAGTTCGGGGAGAGCGTCGAGGTCTGGTACATCATCCTCGAATTCTGGCTGGGTGTCAAGACCGCCGACCTTGTTGATTCCGCAGAAGGGGAGAAGCTCTCGGGAAACACCTTTGCCGGGTGCCTTTGCAGTGGCTGTAGAAACATGTACAGGCGCATTATCTGTCCAGAGCTTGAAAGCACTGGTGCCCTTTGTCTTGTAGCCTTCAGGGACAGACTTGCGAACTCGCATACCGACACTGAGAAGGTTGGCCTGGACGTTTGAAGGAAGAGTAGGTTGCATGGGCTTGTCGGCCTCAGCAATCGCAGATTCATCGGATGATCGGGCATTGAAGAAGGAAGTAATTTGGCGTTGAGATGGGTCGGCAGAGGCGCCGGCGAATTGACGCTTGATACGAGGAGTAGACATGATGACAGATTTAGAGCAAGTTGGAGTGAAGTTGTAGTGTTGATGATTGATCCAAAAAGAATCGTCAATAGGTGTTACGCCGACGGAATGATGTTGCGGTTAGGATCGCAGTAAGCAACGAAAGACAAGAAAGTCAAGTACAGAAACAGAGTTCAAGAGTGGTAGAGTGGAGAGTTTGTCAATGGACAGAATTGAAGAGAGGCAAGGTCTTGTAAGAACGCAGATGACGTCGCAATCGAGGGGAGAAAACAAGGGTTCAAAAGGAGAACAGAGCGAAGAGGGGGCTTCTGCGTGAAACAAGTCGAGGGCCAATATTGGCTTGTTGCTGGGGTGAGGAAAGGAACAGGGTCAAAGAAAGTGAAGCGCCCTTGTCTTGCCCCAAGACGACGGCGATCCCCAAAGCGGCCTTGACAGTCCAATCATCTAACAGCAATTTCTCACTGTGGGACCCGGACTCCCGCGTTTTGACGCGATCTTGTCGTGCCGCTTTCGCGTAAATTGATAAATGGGGATTTGGGTATTGGTCCGCTGAGTCATCTGACAGTGCACCTTTATCTAATCAGCCTCACTGTGTATAGAGAAAAGAGACGGAAACATCGTTAAATGCTATGTAGACGTATGCAATTCCGTATTTATATACAGATTCAGTTTTGATTTTATTTATGTAGGCATACTAGGTCAATATGAAAGACTAAATATCTAAGCAGGTATTCTATCAGAATGGTAGAGTGGCTTGATCTTGCACTTTTCACCCAAAGATCAGCAAGGGTACAGATGGAGGCAAGGCGGTGGCAAACCAACACCTGAAGGCAAGCTGGCAAGTTCTAGCAATTTCAGGATTGACAACGCCGAACTTGAAGTGCTTAAATATAGGTACTTGTACTCTGTAGTTGAAGCTCCACTTCGAATTTGCCATCCATGGTGAGCCTAAGGCCAGATGAAAGACTTACCAACTCGGGTATATCGTCACACGAGGTTGTCACATGAGTAATACAAGATCATCCATTGTGTCAATGTACTAGTATCTTTTCACGCTGAAGACTTTCACGGGCTAAGTTCGGTTTTTATCATGAAATGGAGCTGAAACTATGAGGAAAGCAAAATCTGTTTGATAGTGGATGTTCTGAGGTTCAGATCTTCACGAGTCTCATTCCATCCAATGATCATCAACTATGACTCGAACTACATTGCATTGAGCTTAAGGCGAAATACCTTCAAACATCATTTCGCGGGGTAATTGGTTCCCCAGGTTCTCATGAAAACTAGTTAACATTAAATTGCTTAGTTGAGTTGCCTTAGGCTTTCGTGGGCGGCAGAGCGGATGAGCCTCTCTGGGTCGAGTCATTCGTTGAGCCGACGACCAGGCAAACTGTGAGGAGGGGTCTAGGCTGCTGTCGATGACACTGTATACcaccaatcatcatcaagtaGATTCAACTCAACAGCGATAGCTCTGGTGAGGAGTATGGTCGGCAAAGATTAACAAGAGATAGAAAAGTCATAGCATCATAGCACTTCATCAATAGCAGTGTGCTCTACGACAGGCACGATAGCATCACAACTCAATCGCATCGACTAGAAACATTCACGTCAACAAGAAGGTGATGTGGAAACCATTGTGAATTTCGCAAAAGCACAGTGACCATCCTCCGCTACCCACTGCACCCGGGTATGAAGCGATCATCAACCAGCGGTTCCACGTCCTCGTGTCCAGCTAGCCTAGCCAGGCCAGTCCGGACACTCGTGAAGGCTTTCTCCAGCTTTCCACCCATGCAGTGCTTTTTTTTCCTTCCTGCCTCGAGAAGACTCTTTAGTACAAGGCGCGCAACGGaaaaacaaaaagaagaatgatgTGCCATGCAAGATATCCGGAGACCCCAAACGCCCCTATTCTGGGTGCCCCATCTTCTATCTGCAAAGAGGTTTTTGGTAGATGTTCGCAACGTCGGTTTGTTCTATCCGTCCATGTCGAGGTTGTGTTTTTGCAGATCCGAGATGACCACCATGAGTTGAACCGTAAGAGTCATGAGTACCCAAGGAGATAAAACCGCCGCGAAGCAGTTTACTTCCGTCGGAAAGAGCAGCCCTCGGTCAATCTAGCCTTACCACCGGTAGGCTGGCAGAGGACAGTGGTGCATCCCTGGCAGATGACGACGGTCTGGGCGTGAGAGAAGacggtggtgatggtgaaacATCCGGGGCACTTGACGTCCATGAAGAAGGATCGAGGGGCGGGCACGAGGGTCTAGTATTGTCAGAGTTTTGTCGTTATTTAAATTTGTCGATGCATCGTACCTTgagcttgtgcttcttggcctcggcgGCCGGGGAAGGGTTCAGAAGATCAACGGCGAGAACCTGAAAAGGCGGAGAGTCAGCCAGCTTGTCCCATCATCTTGCGTACGTCCTTTGCGTGTCCAATCCATAATCCATTGTGCCATCGACGTCGTGGTCGATCAAATTGATACTTTTGCCACGGGCAGCAAGATCTTTTCGAGGTCGATGCTTCCCACGTCCTTCACACACGTGGCTGTcgtccatccatctcccATCGTAGGTCCATCGTAAAATGCGTCAGAAAAAGGCAGTCGCTTACCATCTTGTCTGATTTTCTCGAAAAAGTCTTGTCGGTTTCTTGCGAGAATGGGAAAGCTTGACGAAATCCGGGATCAGATTTGAGGCTCGCAAGGTGGGTGGGAAGGAGGTAAGCGAGGAAAAGTTCGGTGGCTCTGAGGGGGACGACTGCTTCTTGCCTCTGGGCGGATTCCGCTGCCTAATCGGGTAAGCGCAATAGGGTTGTAACTTCCTTACACGTGATGAAAAAAAAACGGGCGGTAAAATTGTGGCCTTGTAGGGTAGCTCGGTGTAACATAGAGCCGTACGGAGCTTGTGCAGGTGAGATATGCTTGGAGGGGTTTATGCTAGTTATGCATCGAGAGCTTTGCTAGCTGCCTGTATCTGTACGTAAGCCAGTCGGTGATTAGGAGGAGCCTGAAGTTGAGTTGCGTCAGTCGGTCGTAGGCTGCCACTTTTAGACAATACAAATTGTACTGAGGAGACTTTGGAGAATTGCTTCTATTTCTTCAGTCTCTCAACATGTCTAATCCATTAGAACAACGCATCAATGTTCCTATTGACGACCCAAATGCAGACACAGAATGGTAATTCTTTGCTACCCCTCCATACTCATGAGCTAGCTCAAACCCTGCCATAGGAATGATATTCTTCGAAAACATGGAGTTATTCCTGAGAAGCCACCCAGCCCGACTCCTATGATTGAGGAGGCTATCCTTGAAGGTCGAAGATTGGCACATGAGAATCGCTTGGAAGGCAAAGACCTTGACGAATTGGACGAACtcgaagacgacgaagatgaagctttCTTGGAGCAATATCGCCAAAAGCGCATGGCCGAGTTGAACAGCCTACAAAAGAAGGCTCTGCATGGAAGCGTATATCCTCTATCTAAACCTGAGTATCAGCGCGAAGTCACCGACGCATCACAAAATGGACCAGTTTTTGTCAACATGACCTCTTCAATGGGCAACAATGTTGAGTCGCGGGTCTTGACTGAGCTGTGGAGACAAGCTGCGGGGGAGTACGGCGAGATCAAGTTCTGTGAGATCCGAGCGAGTCAAGCCATTGAGAACTATCCCGATCGAAACTGCCCAACAATCTTGGTATATAACAAGGGGGATATTGTGAAGCAGATTGTAACATTGGCAACAATTGGAGGCGTCCGAACAACTATGCAACAGATTGACAACCTCTTGGTCGAAGTTGGTGCTGTACCTGATTCTGACATGCGTATTGTCAAGAGAAGGCAAGCTGCCgaggatgctgaggaggagagattGGCTGGGAAAGCTATCAAGACGGGAACGGCTGGAAGGTCACGGAACGTTGacagtgaggatgatgactgggATTGAAGGCGCTACGAAAGAATTTCGTGGCTTTGGTCGAAGTGACCATTGGATTGGCCAGCGTCAGACATTTTGCAAATCTCCATGTCCTAACGCAAAGCCGTAACGGATGTTGCTCTAGTTCTTGTCAGATGTGATGAAGACCTATGCGGCCGGCCCTGAGTCATGACGACTCTTTCGAGAAAGATCGGGTTTTCACTCTACAATATTTTCAGAGCCTCAAAAAAAACCACTTGCGCAACCAGGCTCAAGACAGGAAAGGGAACTGCATATTCCTGCGAGGGACAGTCTCGTACATTATCCGTCCTTGCTTTACGACAAGTTCAAGACGGGGCGTTGATCAACAATTGGGAACCAAGAGGCCCCGTGGCCATGTATGCGCGTAGTACATGCGCATAACAAAATACACATGACTCCTAAGCATTCTATCACCGCGTGCTGTGGGCAGTGCGATGGTATGATCGCTGAGGCTGCTAGCGTATGATCTTCCTGTAAAATAAAACCTTCAGAAACTGCTGTACTTGTAATTGGAATGTTCCCAAGGGAGGCTTGAAAACTCGTTGTATCAGTAGGGTCGTACGGCATATGCTTATCATATCAAGAATCTGTTGTAATACTGAGCCACATTCCCAAGATGCACAACGTAACCCTTGCAGGCCAAGAGATAACAAAGATCAAAGCTTGCTTGTCTTGCTGATCTGGGTTGCCGGGATTACTAGGCGGCGTCGCATGCATGCACTTGAAAGAGACAGGGGACAGGTTGTGATCTGACCAAGGATGTAAGTGACCAACTCCACGAGTAGTGACACAACCCAGCCTTAGCGATTCTCCTGTATGTAAGCATCAGCGAAGTTAGCACGCGTGCAGGGCAGGTCTGTATGTTTGCGAAAAGACAGTGCAGGGTATCATTAAAGCCCCCTTCAATCTGTTACTCCTTCGAACGCCATTTATCCAAATATGCTTGCTAGCTTTCCTCATTTGTCACTGTGACAAGATTTCCGCTCGGCAGCCCCCAGCTGCTCTTATCAATGTCTCCCGGGCGGCATCGCCATGAGCATCCCCGATTAACGAACGGGATCGTCCTCTCGCCTTCTGCCATGCTCAACGGTGTCATCCGTACAAGGGCTGGGCTATCGTGGCTAGCCCTGTTACAAGCCCGAACTTCTCGCCATTCAACCCACTTGGTGGTGGGAATGACCATTGATTTTCGACAGCGTGAGCACGACAATCCGCCAGCCTCTTTCTGCCTTTGCGCTCGCTCCAGGAGTTTCCTGAGATGGTTGAGCCCTTCAGGGATGTAGTACGGCATCTCTGAAAGCTGAGTGCTGGAGTAGCAAGCTCGAAGAGCTGTCTCAAGAAGACTAGGCACACGGCTTGCACCTTCGAGGCGTTGTGACTCTGTCATGGATGAGACTGAGGACGATGGGCAAAACTCGGGCTCTCCTTCATCAATGGGCAGAATGAGTTTTGTATGGTCTGTTGGGAACTTGAAGTCTGAAAGAATTCTTCCCGTACTGTCTGAGAGCTGTAGAGGACTTCGACCTAGTGCACGACTCACTAAACGTGGCGTCGGCGAGGCTCCCGCCTCGGCCTGGAAGAAGAGTGTGCTGCTCAGCTGAGAATCTGTCGATTCTAAGCTCTCATTTGGTTGCCAGAATGGATTAGGATGTACAACAAGT encodes the following:
- a CDS encoding probable 40S ribosomal protein S27-2; the protein is MVLAVDLLNPSPAAEAKKHKLKTLVPAPRSFFMDVKCPGCFTITTVFSHAQTVVICQGCTTVLCQPTGGKARLTEGCSFRRK
- a CDS encoding phosducin-like protein, with translation MSNPLEQRINVPIDDPNADTEWNDILRKHGVIPEKPPSPTPMIEEAILEGRRLAHENRLEGKDLDELDELEDDEDEAFLEQYRQKRMAELNSLQKKALHGSVYPLSKPEYQREVTDASQNGPVFVNMTSSMGNNVESRVLTELWRQAAGEYGEIKFCEIRASQAIENYPDRNCPTILVYNKGDIVKQIVTLATIGGVRTTMQQIDNLLVEVGAVPDSDMRIVKRRQAAEDAEEERLAGKAIKTGTAGRSRNVDSEDDDWD